TCGACGTCCACCTGCGCGACATGCATGGCCTCTCACCCGAGGGAAGCGTGCACGCGCTCGGCGCGGAGGCACTGGATGTCGCATCGGTGGAACTGTGGGGGGCGTGGGACGGCGCCGAGCTGGCGGGCGTCGGGGCCCTGGCCGCCCTGGACGCCGATCGCGGAGAGCTGAAGTCCATGAGGGTCGCCGACGCCTATCGCGGCCGCGGTGTCGGGCGAACGATCCTGCGACATCTGATCGAGCGGGCCCGAACCCTGGGCATGACCTCCCTCTGGCTGGAGACGGGGTCGGCGCCGGCTTTCGCACCGGCCCG
The Microbacterium sp. SLBN-154 DNA segment above includes these coding regions:
- a CDS encoding GNAT family N-acetyltransferase, whose product is MTVFALRPAAVADPPVRSLIDVHLRDMHGLSPEGSVHALGAEALDVASVELWGAWDGAELAGVGALAALDADRGELKSMRVADAYRGRGVGRTILRHLIERARTLGMTSLWLETGSAPAFAPARGLYLSEGFVECEPFGGYSPDPHSVFLTRRV